The DNA window TGATTTCAGTTTGCCAGAAATCGCCTTTGTACCTTGGGTCTTTTGAAAGCTCTTTAAGTCTCATTACATCAACGTCTTTTAATTTATCTGTAGGTAAATCATAGTTGATGATGTCTGATGCGGTAACTCCAATGAATTTAGCATCTGGAGTTGCCAGGTCTGAGTTAACGTGAGCTAACTTTGCACTTCCGGAAATAATTACCTGTGCAATGTGGAATCCCCAAGGGTCTCCGTCGTTACAGATGTATACTGGTAAGTCAAGTTCGGTGTTCACTCTTTTAAGGAATCTTCTTGTAGCACGAGCTGCCTGTCCTTTAAGCCCAACAATTAAACAGTTAAATCTTTTGTGAGCATTCTCTTGTACCAACCTGTGGAACATTCCCATGGTTTCCACAGCTAATACTTTATCCACTTTGTGGTCAACGAAGTCCACCTGATCGATTGTTGGTGAGATAGTGTAACCGGATTTTCCCATTTTGGCGGCATTGACTTCTACTTCGTCTATTAAGGTAAGGTCTCCGTAAACTGATGCACCGTCTTCTTCTGGCATTAAACCTAATTCTTCACGTGTGGTACCTAAGGTTACTTCTAAGTCCTCTCCAACAATGTTTGATTCCTGCTGTGTTTTGAAACTTATTCCCCAACCTTCGGATACATAATACATTTCCCTGATTGTAGCTGTTTTTTCACGGGCTACGAGATCCTTACAGAAGTTACCTACATAAACCATTTGGCCCAATTTTCTGATTTGTTTAACATTACCTAAGGATCTTCTTCCGTATCTGTCTCCAAGCACATAGTACCTTTTAGCTTCATCGTAAATGATGTTTCCAGTACCTCTTGATGGGACTTTAACACTTGGCACTTTATTTTCTTCAATGGATTCAATAATTTCCTGACCTAATCCTTTAAGCTTATTGAGAGTGTACTGTTTTCTTTCTTCTTTATGTGATTCTCTGTTTTTTGTTTCACTCATCTAAATCACCTAATCTTCAAAACCATCTTCTACATCATCTTCTTCGAAGTTGTCTAATGCGGATTGACCTTCTTCAACTGCATGGCCGTACTCGTCAACTTCCTCCATGATGATTGCATCAAGTTCTTCTTCTTCCTCGTCTTCTTCAACCTTTTCACCAAGCAGTTCTGCAAGAGCCCTTTTGGTAACCTTTGCAAGCACTTCATGATATTCTGGAACTCCGGTTTCACCAAGTTTTGCAGCTTCTTCGATAATCACTGGAACGTATTCTTCGAATACTTTTGAACGTTGTTCTTTTTCTTTAGCTGCTCTTTTAGCCCTTAAGTGTTTTTGTAATTGGCGGGCTAATTTCATTGTTGCCTGTCTGATTTCGTGCACGATTTCAGGTTCAGGGGATACACTTTGCTTACCGGTTGAAAGATAAGGTACCTGAGTTGAAATAATGTTAACAAATAATGTTAAAGGAGTGTTGTCCATATCTTTAAGACCGTAACGTTTCCAGTCAATACTTTTGAGCGCTTCTGTAATTGCACAGCTTCCTGCATCGAATGTTAATGGGACTCTGTTTGCAAATCTCATGATTTCAGATTTTCTTTTCTCATTAACAACTCTTCCGGAATCTCCACCGTATGCAAGTCCCGCTTCGATAATGAATGATACACCACCTGCATAGGTAACAGGTTTTCTTGTGATTGTGGTAACGAATTCAGGTTTTAGGATTTGCTTCATACCCTTTTCGATTTGCTCTGATCCGATTGGTATAAGTCCGTCGGTTGGTGGTGCCATGAATTTCATTTTCTTGAAGCAGTGCACAATAGCTTCCGCTTCTGGGAATGTCATATCTTTTGGACGTTTGTTCATGTCGATTCCAGTCATTTCTGCAATTTCATCCACTCTTTTAGCTGACATTCTTGACATTGAAGATGTTAACATACTTTTGTATCTTCTGCTATCGGTATTTTTTGCCATGGTCATTAAATCGTCAGCGCTTACTCCTTTAGGGTGTGGCAATACTTCTTTTGGTTGTACTGGAACAACATCTGCCGCCCTCTTAAATATATATTTGTGTCCTGATGGATCTCTGAATGTGATTTTTGCATGAGGGTTTCCAATCATGGTTCTTCTGATGTATTCGAAAGCACCCTGTTCTGCAAGAGAGTATGACACGTCTTTAAATTGCAGTTCAATGCATACTCCTGTTGATTCAGCAGGATAGTCTTCTCTTTCCATCAAAATTCCACGGTTGTTTTCCACATCCATCTGGAATTTCATTTTTACCCCTTTAATTTCATCGCCGTCTTTGTAGCATGAAATTACACGGGCAGGTTTACCGGTGGTCATCTGTGAAAGCAGTACACATCCACTACAACCTAAACCTTGCTGTCCTCTGGATTGGATGTTTCTGAATTTTGATCCTGCAAACATCATACAGTATACCTGCATCACATAGTCTTCAGGAATTCCCGGACCGTTATCCTTATGTCTTAGGATATAATGTTCCTTATCGACACGTTTTAATTCAATATCGATATCTGGCAGAATTCCGGATTCTTCAGCTGCATCAAAACTGTTTGTAATCAATTCGTGGAAAACAATTGTTAGGGAACGTATTTTACCTGTAAATCCTAACATCTGCTTGTTCTTTCTAAAGAATTGGGATGGTGTTAACCTTTGAAAGTCCTCTTCCCAATCAAGTCCTAATTGTTCTTGAGCCAAAATTTTTCCTCCTTTAAAATTATATGTTTAAATGTATTATGTTGGTTATATTTAAATGAAGTGAGAGAGCATTTGAAAACTAATATTCATACCCTACCCTATCTGTCTTGTTTAAATATGTGGTAAAATAATAATTTAAAAACATGTAAAGAATATAGTATTTGTACTATGCTATCTATATATGTTGGTTAAAGTATATAAAAGTTTTCTGGTAAAATATTTTTTTTATAGCAAAGTTTAATTAAATGGCTATTAATTGGGTAATATTTCTTTGATAAGAATATTGTGGCTTATCGGGTCTTGATATCTGAAATAACAAAAAAGTTGTCTGACCTTGTAAAATTGTTCTAGCTTTGTAAAATTGCTCTGATTTATATGTAAAGCTTTTATAAGTTATTTAAACAGATGTTATTTCCATGATATTCATCAATAATATTAAAAAATAGTAAAATAGGTTTTAGGAGTAATAACTCCTAAAAATCATTCTCATCAAAGTCTATGCCGTCCTTGAATTCGATTTTATCGTCTTCAATTCCGACAAGATCCTTGAATTCTCTCATTTTCAAGTCTTCTTTTTTATGTTCCAAAAATCCGTAGACGGATTTGTGTCTTGATCCGTTAAGTATCATTTCAATGGCTTCCTTTGCAACCATGATGTTGTCCATCTCACCGATGAGTGAAACGGTCTTTCCATAGATTGCCATATCAACTTCAGCCATTTCCATGATTATTTCACGTGTTTTTCCGTCTTTTCCAATGATTCTACCTTTGTGTCTTGCAAGGGCCTTTTTGGATTTTCCAATGTATAATGGCAAACTTATAACTTCTAAATAAATATCATCACTCACTAGCTTGAGGGCAACTTCCGGATTGAATCCTCGTGCTACCGCTTTTACTATGTGATTTGCATTCCAGACTCCTAATGGGTCTTCCATGTCATCTCTAGGTGTGATATATACTGTACCTTCATCGCTGTCAATGTCAAGGATGGTTCCAGTTGCTTTTTCAATGGATTTTTTAACATTACCATTGCTTCCGATTAAAGCCCCCACTCTGTTTTGAGGTATTTTCAAATAATCTGTTTCTGGCATAATATCACCTTTTAAATAGAA is part of the uncultured Methanobrevibacter sp. genome and encodes:
- a CDS encoding DNA topoisomerase IV subunit A → MSETKNRESHKEERKQYTLNKLKGLGQEIIESIEENKVPSVKVPSRGTGNIIYDEAKRYYVLGDRYGRRSLGNVKQIRKLGQMVYVGNFCKDLVAREKTATIREMYYVSEGWGISFKTQQESNIVGEDLEVTLGTTREELGLMPEEDGASVYGDLTLIDEVEVNAAKMGKSGYTISPTIDQVDFVDHKVDKVLAVETMGMFHRLVQENAHKRFNCLIVGLKGQAARATRRFLKRVNTELDLPVYICNDGDPWGFHIAQVIISGSAKLAHVNSDLATPDAKFIGVTASDIINYDLPTDKLKDVDVMRLKELSKDPRYKGDFWQTEIKKMLKIGKKAEQQSFSKYGLEYVVDEYFPAKFEEMENQA
- the top6B gene encoding DNA topoisomerase VI subunit B encodes the protein MAQEQLGLDWEEDFQRLTPSQFFRKNKQMLGFTGKIRSLTIVFHELITNSFDAAEESGILPDIDIELKRVDKEHYILRHKDNGPGIPEDYVMQVYCMMFAGSKFRNIQSRGQQGLGCSGCVLLSQMTTGKPARVISCYKDGDEIKGVKMKFQMDVENNRGILMEREDYPAESTGVCIELQFKDVSYSLAEQGAFEYIRRTMIGNPHAKITFRDPSGHKYIFKRAADVVPVQPKEVLPHPKGVSADDLMTMAKNTDSRRYKSMLTSSMSRMSAKRVDEIAEMTGIDMNKRPKDMTFPEAEAIVHCFKKMKFMAPPTDGLIPIGSEQIEKGMKQILKPEFVTTITRKPVTYAGGVSFIIEAGLAYGGDSGRVVNEKRKSEIMRFANRVPLTFDAGSCAITEALKSIDWKRYGLKDMDNTPLTLFVNIISTQVPYLSTGKQSVSPEPEIVHEIRQATMKLARQLQKHLRAKRAAKEKEQRSKVFEEYVPVIIEEAAKLGETGVPEYHEVLAKVTKRALAELLGEKVEEDEEEEELDAIIMEEVDEYGHAVEEGQSALDNFEEDDVEDGFED
- a CDS encoding KH domain-containing protein — its product is MPETDYLKIPQNRVGALIGSNGNVKKSIEKATGTILDIDSDEGTVYITPRDDMEDPLGVWNANHIVKAVARGFNPEVALKLVSDDIYLEVISLPLYIGKSKKALARHKGRIIGKDGKTREIIMEMAEVDMAIYGKTVSLIGEMDNIMVAKEAIEMILNGSRHKSVYGFLEHKKEDLKMREFKDLVGIEDDKIEFKDGIDFDENDF